The following are encoded together in the Oscarella lobularis chromosome 10, ooOscLobu1.1, whole genome shotgun sequence genome:
- the LOC136192045 gene encoding uncharacterized protein has translation MNVDDTSIESYKRIEDLLQKAKSAVCFESFLVVNTAGVEFSHVDSAFVLNRKETKVEVPMISFSSEAAGGSPFLLSSVALREDPNSVKRLFSVIDDHDALGEIAEELDAADNNEGKAEVVYATGLIKPLVGYCHPSKHGKKAHLYEKTDLEVKFLGMGEKRCWHGHGNLLASPTPRLDWSTFITTSATSEDNDIFLGIDSKPDQKYLNQAIGETIMHSFVRHNLHSAKQSMVPGLLLSRSSFWVILYDCVADTLLVSDCIPFIRDSVVYTPAIAVLWLVLHHGMFMNKNAVTEDSREKYESGFLREAKRQETLRYYTSEKSFTKKYCISLGNATQKVAEKRKAAEGQFFETSPYKKMN, from the exons ATGAACG TGGATGACACATCGATTGAAAGCTACAAAAGGATTGAAGACC TGCTTCAGAAAGCCAAATCTGCAGTCTGTTTTGAGTCCTTCCTCGTCGTAAACACGGCTGGAGTAGAGTTTTCGCACGTAGACTCAGCGTTTGTTTTAAACCGAAAGGAAACAAAGGTTGAAGTACcaatgatttctttttcttcggaGGCAGCAGGAGGAAGTCCTTTTCTTCTGTCGTCAGTCGCTTTACGTGAAGATCCAAACTCAGTAAAGCGTTTATTCAGTGTCATCGATGACCATGATGCTTTGGGAGAAATAGCTGAAGAATTGGATGCTGCAGATAATAATGAAGGAAAAGCTGAAGTAGTTTATGCAACcggtttaattaaaccatTGGTGGGCTATTGCCACCCGTCAAAACATGGGAAAAAAGCCCATctctacgaaaaaacggaTCTGGAAGTGAAGTTTCTCGGAATGGGAGAGAAACGGTGTTGGCACGGGCATGGAAATCTGTTAGCTTCACCCACGCCTCGCTTGGACTGGTCTACCTTCATTACGACATCTGCTACAAGTGAAGATAACGATATTTTTCTGGGAATTGATTCCAAGCCCGACCAAAAGTATTTGAATCAAGCAATTGGCGAAACGATTATGCATTCCTTTGTTCGTCACAATCTCCACTCAGCGAAACAGAGTATGGTTCCTGGCCTTCTTTTGAGTCGATCCTCTTTCTGGGTCATTCTATATGATTGTGTTGCTGATACACTGCTGGTGTCAGATTGTATCCCATTTATTCGCGATTCTGTTGTATACACGCCTGCTATTGCCGTACTCTGGTTGGTTCTTCACCACGGAATGTTTATGAATAAGAACGCTGTTACAGAAGATAGTCGAGAGAAGTACGAATCCGGCTTTTTGAGAGAGGCTAAGAGACAAGAAACTTTACGCTACTACACAAGTGAGAAAAGCTTCACCAAGAAATATTGCATTTCCCTTGGAAATGCAACGCAAAAAGTCGcagagaaaaggaaggcgGCAGAAGGTCAATTTTTTGAGACGTCACCTTATAAAAAAATGAACTAG
- the LOC136192044 gene encoding polyunsaturated fatty acid 5-lipoxygenase-like: MGADQSTVKYEIIVQTRKKSNRAKQSVNMTIIGSAGTTRGILLKPFKDDEQEKKFTIKEADVGTLHAVTLSLRSGDHWHAGAVIISTYEEKEVCFPCYHSVTSQSELYVARKNASLPFNDKEPLQKLRAADIQKWRDFLPWCEPDGIPNYSSCAQLPPDLQFAVFCKKIDMGIEAVEGLLNKFFEDAIDCVVPVLKSFPDYKSLYENKCFPSSDLHENKFVRVFEDLKEDESFGRQFLQGVHPTALFCVKESLPEKFPVTDEMVDTFLEGLGQNMAEMRQCSDSRTAFSSSAYSFGDGARGYSTPSQRGSLSSSFQVSHSPHALHYRNQQACPGDASKQDWLCCPRHVCWRTSHGVSSSGEGMQLFNGVNSIFHVIWQSVT, from the exons ATGGGAGCAGACCAGAGTACTGTAAAGTACGAAATCATCGTgcaaacgagaaagaaaagcaatcGAGCCAAGCAAAGTGTCAATATGACCATCATAGGCAGTGCAGGAACAACTCGTGGTATTCTACTCAAGCCGTTCAAAGACGATgagcaagagaaaaagttcACAATAAAG GAAGCTGACGTTGGCACGTTGCACGCAGTTACGCTTTCGTTGAGAAGTGGAGACCACTGGCATGCCGGCGCAGTCATCATATCGACTtatgaagaaaaggaagtctGTTTTCCCTGCTATCATTCGGTCACGTCGCAATCTGAACTATATGTTGCGCGAAAAAATG CATCTCTCCCATTCAATGATAAAGAGCCGTTGCAAAAGCTTCGTGCCGCCGATATACAGAAATGGCGCGATTTTCTGCCTTGGTGTGAACCAGATGGCATTCCCAACTACTCGTCCTGCGCTCAGCTGCCACCAGACCTGCAATTTGCAGTTTTCTGCAAGAAAATTGACATGGGAATAGAAGCAGTCGAAGGCTTGCTCAACAAATTTTTTGAGGACGCTATAGATTGCGTTGTTCCTGTGCTGAAATCATTTCCCGACTATAAGAGTCTCTATGAAAATAAGTGTTTTCCAAGTTCAGAC CTTCACGAAAATAAGTTCGTCAGGGTGTTTGAAGatttgaaagaagacgaatccTTTGGACGTCAGTTCCTGCAAGGAGTTCATCCTACAGCACTGTTCTGCGTCAAAGAATCCTTGCCTGAGAAATTTCCGGTTACAGACGAAATGGTGGACACGTTTCTGGAAGGTTTGGGCCAAAATATGGCTGAGATGCGCCAATGCTCAG ATTCACGAACTGCATTCTCATCTTCTGCTTACTCATTTGGTGATGGAGCCCGTGGTTACAGCACTCCTTCGCAACGTGGCTCGCTGTCATCCTCTTTTCAAGTTTCTCATTCCCCACATGCGCTACACTATCGCAATCAACAGGCTTGCCCGGGAGACGCTTCTAAACAAGACTGGCTATGTTGCCCAAGGCATGTCTGTTGGAGGACATCACATGGAGTTAGTTCATCAGGA GAAGGTATGCAACTTTTCAATGGAGTCAACTCAATATTCCACGTGATTTGGCAGAGCGTCACGTAG